The following are encoded together in the Tepidiforma bonchosmolovskayae genome:
- a CDS encoding geranylgeranyl reductase family protein, which yields MPAQFDAIVVGAGPAGSTAARELAAAGARVLVLDKAEFPRYKACGGGIPRRTARLLPFPIDPVVEDEVALLDISLHGRCRFVRDSGEPFAAMVMRERFDTLLLDYARRAGAEFRPGAAVRALELDLAGVTVRTEGGRTARSALLIAADGAHSPVGRMAGLGTGLAECAAYEVEVRAPAARVRANRSTAFIDLGYRPWGYAWLFPKAELLSIGIVLPPGQAGEMKSHVAAYLRRLGLDGAPVDIARGHKIRFRRGREPIASERVLLAGDAAGLADEFTQEGIYYAIESGRIAARAALRSLSSGAPLQGYQDDIDREIMPELRAARVIAHMFYGMLGRYPGPWMRATRAIPYLWDAFFAVQRGESTYAREAARVPLLPGIAARRLARQDSAG from the coding sequence GTGCCAGCCCAGTTCGATGCCATCGTTGTCGGTGCCGGGCCTGCCGGGAGCACGGCTGCGCGCGAACTCGCCGCCGCGGGCGCGCGGGTGCTCGTCCTCGATAAGGCCGAATTCCCCCGGTACAAGGCCTGCGGCGGGGGCATCCCCCGCCGGACCGCCCGGCTCCTTCCCTTCCCCATCGACCCCGTCGTCGAAGACGAGGTGGCCCTCCTCGACATCTCTCTCCACGGCCGCTGTCGGTTCGTCCGCGACTCCGGCGAGCCGTTCGCCGCGATGGTCATGCGGGAGCGGTTCGATACCCTCCTCCTCGACTACGCGCGGCGGGCGGGCGCAGAATTCCGCCCCGGCGCAGCCGTTCGCGCACTCGAACTCGACCTCGCAGGCGTGACCGTCCGCACCGAAGGCGGCCGAACCGCACGGTCTGCCCTGCTCATCGCCGCCGACGGGGCCCATTCCCCGGTCGGCCGGATGGCCGGCCTCGGGACCGGCCTCGCCGAATGCGCCGCATACGAGGTCGAAGTGCGTGCACCTGCAGCCCGGGTCCGCGCCAACCGCAGCACCGCGTTCATCGACCTCGGCTACCGCCCGTGGGGCTACGCGTGGCTCTTCCCCAAGGCCGAACTCCTCTCCATCGGCATCGTCCTGCCCCCCGGGCAGGCCGGCGAGATGAAGTCCCACGTCGCCGCCTACCTCCGCCGTCTCGGGCTCGACGGCGCGCCCGTCGATATCGCCCGCGGACATAAGATCCGATTCCGGCGCGGCCGCGAGCCCATCGCGTCCGAACGGGTACTCCTCGCCGGCGACGCCGCCGGCCTCGCCGACGAGTTCACCCAGGAGGGGATCTACTACGCCATCGAGTCCGGGCGCATCGCTGCCCGGGCCGCCCTCCGGTCGCTCTCCTCGGGGGCACCGCTTCAGGGCTACCAGGACGACATCGACCGTGAAATCATGCCCGAGCTCCGCGCCGCCCGGGTGATTGCCCACATGTTCTACGGCATGCTCGGCCGATACCCCGGCCCCTGGATGCGCGCCACCCGCGCCATCCCGTACCTCTGGGACGCGTTCTTCGCCGTCCAGCGCGGCGAATCCACCTATGCCCGCGAAGCCGCCCGCGTCCCGCTCCTCCCTGGGATCGCGGCGCGCCGCCTCGCCCGCCAGGACTCTGCCGGCTGA
- a CDS encoding endonuclease III domain-containing protein, which yields MDPRSIIARLAPVYGMPVLQPSGDPVAELVLTILSQNTSDTNSGRAFISLMRSFPSWNAIAEAPLEDVVQAIQPGGLARQKAPRIQAALRAVEARSPDFDLGFLRDLPLEEARAWLRALPGVGPKTAACVLLFALGRPALPVDTHVERVAKRLGLVPPAATADRAHDLLEALVDPADYYTFHMLLIKHGRRTCAARRPACERCPLVECPARTAAIEGPAASA from the coding sequence ATGGACCCGCGCAGCATCATCGCTCGCCTCGCGCCGGTCTACGGCATGCCCGTCCTCCAGCCCAGCGGCGACCCCGTCGCCGAGCTGGTCCTCACCATCCTCAGCCAGAACACCTCCGATACCAACAGCGGGCGCGCGTTCATCAGCCTGATGCGCAGCTTCCCGTCCTGGAACGCCATCGCTGAAGCGCCGCTCGAGGACGTGGTGCAGGCGATCCAGCCCGGCGGGCTCGCCCGCCAGAAGGCCCCCCGCATCCAGGCCGCCCTGCGCGCCGTCGAAGCCCGCTCGCCCGATTTTGACCTCGGCTTCCTCCGGGACCTCCCGCTCGAAGAGGCCCGCGCCTGGCTTCGCGCCCTCCCGGGGGTCGGCCCCAAGACCGCCGCCTGCGTCCTCCTCTTCGCGCTCGGCCGCCCGGCGTTGCCCGTCGATACCCACGTCGAACGCGTCGCCAAGCGCCTCGGCCTCGTCCCTCCGGCTGCGACCGCAGACCGCGCCCACGACCTCCTCGAAGCGCTCGTCGACCCGGCCGATTACTACACCTTCCACATGCTGCTCATCAAACACGGCCGCCGCACCTGCGCAGCCCGCCGGCCGGCCTGTGAGCGCTGCCCGCTCGTCGAATGCCCCGCGCGCACGGCCGCCATTGAGGGCCCGGCTGCGTCCGCGTAG